A genomic window from Silene latifolia isolate original U9 population chromosome Y, ASM4854445v1, whole genome shotgun sequence includes:
- the LOC141632849 gene encoding uncharacterized protein LOC141632849 has product MAKVGGLLLRCDDSVVISTLSVHPHFILCKLSLAVNPVCINHDMYVMFIYGEPSFEFRLSLWNNITGLISVLSPFMIIGDFNQIEMHSDKLGGLNSVRGQHDFTSWRLDNALLDVPFFGPPFTWLQNRSNGQVIMERLDRAYAKSEWLQLFPVASVFHPPILISDHAPIILKFFPSIKNRRRPYRLDNWCLHSPEIAQMVDNNACQIFVPGSPMFVLSRRLAAIQYSTMQWFIHHRLSHGINWSSIQNEIHNSSNLVVDVQSTTNFQHDRSLQLQLIQKQHAHWLQRSKLKNEILDGIPSRFLYSRVKQRSSNQRILALLSRSGEWLFTPDKIDLEITSFFKELLYSTPHHDPTFPKGFIDPFLSSLALPMLSTEDCLLLSAPFSERDIVNALNGMDGPKSPGPDGITSKFFQIFWPQIGQLVTLALLRFLNTCIMLKEWNHTHIILIPKVENPELVSQFRPISLCNVIHRLASKCLANRLKLVISSIVSESQQAFVPYRLMSDGCLITHEIMHYLNKTKKGSVSYAALKLDMHKAFDRVSWQFLIVVMKKIWVSYFLA; this is encoded by the coding sequence ATGGCCAAAGTGGGGGGTCTTCTTTTGCGTTGTGATGATTCTGTTGTAATCAGTACTCTTAGTGTTCATCCTCACTTTATTTTGTGTAAATTAAGTCTCGCTGTAAATCCAGTATGTATAAATCATGATATGTATGTAATGTTTATTTATGGTGAACCTTCTTTCGAGTTTAGACTATCTTTATGGAATAATATTACTGGTTTAATATCTGTTCTGTCTCCTTTTATGATTATTGGTGATTTTAATCAAATTGAAATGCATTCTGATAAATTAGGTGGATTAAATTCAGTTCGCGGCCAGCATGATTTCACCTCCTGGAGACTAGACAATGCTTTGCTTGATGTTCCTTTTTTTGGGCCTCCGTTTACTTGGTTGCAAAATAGATCAAATGGTCAGGTTATTATGGAAAGACTAGACCGTGCTTATGCCAAATCTGAATGGTTACAACTTTTCCCAGTTGCCTCAGTTTTTCATCCACCCATTCTTATTTCGGATCATGCTCCAATTATTCTCAAGTTTTTTCCTTCTATAAAGAATCGTAGACGTCCATACCGTCTTGATAACTGGTGCTTGCATTCTCCGGAGATTGCTCAAATGGTTGATAATAATGCATGTCAAATTTTTGTTCCTGGGTCTCCAATGTTTGTGTTATCCCGCCGTCTTGCCGCGATTCAGTATTCTACAATGCAGTGGTTTATTCATCATCGTCTCTCTCATGGTATTAACTGGTCTTCTATTCAGAATGAAATTCACAACTCAAGCAATCTGGTTGTGGATGTTCAGTCGACAACAAATTTTCAACATGATCGTTCTTTACAATTACAACTCATTCAAAAACAGCATGCACATTGGTTACAACGGTCAAAATTAAAGAATGAGATTCTTGATGGAATTCCATCTCGTTTCTTATATTCCCGTGTTAAACAGCGATCTTCAAATCAGCGCATCCTTGCTTTACTTTCTCGCTCGGGCGAATGGTTATTTACTCCTGACAAGATTGATTTGGAGATTACCTCTTTTTTCAAGGAACTCCTTTATTCGACCCCTCATCATGATCCTACCTTTCCTAAAGGTTTTATTGATCCTTTTCTTTCATCACTCGCGCTCCCAATGCTGAGTACAGAAGACTGCTTATTGTTATCAGCCCCTTTCTCTGAGAGGGATATTGTTAATGCGCTAAATGGCATGGATGGGCCAAAGTCTCCTGGGCCAGATGGTATTACATCGAAATTCTTCCAAATTTTTTGGCCCCAGATTGGTCAACTTGTTACTTTGGCTCTTCTTCGGTTTCTTAATACATGCATTATGCTGAAAGAATGGAATCACACGCATATTATTCTTATTCCTAAAGTGGAAAACCCTGAGCTCGTTTCTCAGTTCCGTCCTATAAGTCTATGTAATGTTATTCACCGCCTTGCATCCAAGTGTCTTGCCAATCGACTGAAGCTAGTTATTTCTTCTATTGTTTCAGAATCTCAGCAGGCTTTTGTCCCTTATCGGCTTATGTCTGATGGCTGTCTTATTACACATGAAATTATGCACTATCTTAACAAGACTAAGAAAGGCTCGGTTTCTTATGCTGCTCTGAAGCTTGACATGCACAAAGCTTTTGATCGAGTTTCGTGGCAATTCCTTATTGTCGTAATGAAAAAAATTTGGGTTTCCTATTTTTTGGCATAA
- the LOC141632848 gene encoding uncharacterized protein LOC141632848: MDLPIPGSKSNVSQPSFLWSGICRTASGFSPALSWKLGNGASVDLLTYRWVKGNVQSVRPSFNASSSVLSDLLSNSGTWNQQLVYRVFESSCAKVILAMEPPHIDIDDFLYLKFTEDGVYTVRSGYSFLLSQHSFSCSPSFYSAFPWKVLWSIRSSTKLPLLVWRIVHNILPLLDNHSLHGIQVSTSYVFCYSYPESLNHLFRSCTVARHVWLSSALGLNSVANPKVPLQR, encoded by the coding sequence ATGGATTTACCTATTCCTGGTTCGAAATCAAATGTCTCTCAACCATCTTTCTTATGGTCTGGCATTTGTCGCACTGCTTCTGGTTTTTCCCCTGCTCTATCCTGGAAGCTTGGTAATGGGGCCTCGGTTGATCTTCTCACATATCGATGGGTTAAAGGGAATGTTCAATCTGTACGACCCTCTTTTAATGCCTCATCTTCTGTGCTTTCTGATCTGCTTAGCAATTCAGGTACTTGGAATCAACAATTAGTTTATCGTGTTTTTGAGTCCTCGTGTGCTAAGGTAATTCTTGCTATGGAACCTCCTCATATTGATATTGATGATTTCCTCTATTTGAAGTTCACAGAGGATGGAGTTTACACGGTTAGATCAGGTTACTCTTTCCTACTGTCACAACATTCCTTCTCCTGTTCGCCTTCTTTCTATTCTGCCTTTCCGTGGAAAGTTCTTTGGAGTATTCGTTCTTCTACTAAGTTACCTCTTCTAGTATGGCGCATAGTACATAATATTCTTCCCTTGTTAGATAATCATTCCCTCCATGGAATTCAGGTTAGTACTTCTTATGTTTTCTGTTACTCTTATCCGGAGTCTTTAAATCATTTATTTCGCTCTTGCACTGTTGCTCGACATGTATGGCTTTCTTCAGCTCTTGGACTTAATTCAGTGGCTAATCCGAAAGTGCCATTGCAACGATAG